The proteins below come from a single Malus domestica chromosome 03, GDT2T_hap1 genomic window:
- the LOC139194777 gene encoding uncharacterized protein, giving the protein MDNGAPVIAATIGKHGVMSSLSHIWMPQTREDKKFDTILHIADARNALAEGFIARKLQKPLKGSLELDECVEFEVEVPPGSVLVFPSEEAVSADNLEAMNVKVNNLVVLDGTWAKAKRIEVRLQSKPGFLSTVQSIVYALKAVGDSPKGLDYLLDVFESMVEDQIRCKEERLSNVSPGPD; this is encoded by the exons TAGCTGCTACCATTGGCAAGCATGGTGTCATGAGCTCTCTATCCCACATTTGGATGCCTCAAACGCGTGAGGATAAAAAGTTTGATACGATTTTACACATCGCAGATGCGCGTAATGCTCTGGCAGAGGGGTTCATTGCGCGGAAGTTGCAAAAGCCGTTGAAGGGAAGTTTGGAGTTGGATGAATGTGTAGAGTTTGAGGTAGAGGTTCCTCCTGGATCTGTACTCGTATTTCCATCTGAAGAAGCAGTCAGTGCGGACAACCTTGAGGCGATGAATGTTAAGGTGAACAATCTGGTAGTGCTGGACGGAACATGGGCAAAGGCAAAGAGAAT TGAAGTGAGGCTGCAGTCGAAGCCGGGATTTCTGTCCACCGTTCAGAGCATTGTTTATGCCCTGAAGGCAGTAGGGGACAGCCCTAAGGGGCTGGACTACCTCTTGGATGTTTTCGAGTCAATGGTGGAGGACCAGATTCGATGTAAAGAGGAGAGATTAAGCAATGTCTCGCCGGGGCCGGACTGA